aaataaataaaacattttataatatgttaatttaattcatgttttagaatgctgattaatcaaacaataaaaagtgtatttatacattatttaaaatgcatttaaactgTACAGCAGGGCTTTTTATCAATAAGATTTGTAGGGCTCTTATTTTGTAATTGCGAATAACCCAGAGCCAAAAATCCTGTTATTTTGTGCTTTCCTTTGTTATTTGCTtcgttattatttaatatttcatcatCAGACAGTGTGGGGCTGACATAATATGACATAATTGCTGCATTGGaaatacttccatactatatagtacgctaaaatcagtatgtgagccgagtagtatgctTGAATTcgtagaattcgaaaatcagtatatGCGAGAAGTACCTTGTTGACccactacttctggcgagattctgaagtgtgcatcggaTGGACGCTATGCTATCACATGATGCCCCAAGAGAAAATtcgtgaatgggagtgaagcaacgcaactcaCACTGGTAGGTCATgcgatcatgacaaaatggaaaACGTATATGGAAGGCCGTTAGGGCCAAAACATATGCAACAAACGCGTTTAAACGTTATTACATGTTAACATGTAATCTACGCGTTAACACGCAATTACACACTAACAcgtgatttacgtgttaacaTGCAATTTACGTGCTAACACATTTTTTCTAAACTAGtgtcattttttaaagcattataatttaataatttctctaacctgctcattttaaaatgtataatatcaattcacttaaatcacaataaatgttttgcagtCAATGATCTGATACTGATTTCTCTGGACACATTTTTcaaagaaatctcagcagctgaatgacaagaattatAATGTTCCTGGCCATCAAACACATTGCAGAAGATGTCTGGCCTTTCATAatacaaaatatctactacagctcattgactgcaaaacatttgtgattaaagtgaaattacataatacattttaaaatgagtagGTTGgacgattttgattacttttcaattaatcgcccagccctggGTCGtgaactttggtatagtatccaatCACAGTGGCCGCCTGAAACTCgctgttctgtcgatttgtccaacctcccattcaaaaagtaggtagcacattttgatgacgcaatatgctccccatcagattttgctaccagtttAAAGTTTAATGTGGGGTAGTGTGATTTGAAGCTGTAATATTGCCCTAACCCACCTAATCCCTAACCCAAATCTTAGACCCATTAAAAtgcagtgttggtagcataatctaatgggtaggataaaatgtcaggacactggTCTATACAGTTACTACCACGGTTCTAAAGCTGTGTTATTCATACAAACACAGAACGCCACCCGCCCCCCCCCTCCACCCCTGTCTataaatgttggcaggtatgcatcGTTGTTCGTTCTTTGCTTGCTATTGATGAGCTTTACTAATACTAATTAGCAATATTTGCCATTAATTCATTATTTCTAATTAATTTAGTGCTTGAAATTAACCAAAGAATATTTGtaaatttataaaatacatccctgaattataattaattaatttagctaacatttaaattatattaatttaatatttttttgcacaAATATTGTAACGTATCATTTTTTAGATGGATTTGCTTCTGAAGGTAGAATTAAAAGGGTTTAGGTGTCAAGGTACATATTTGATACAGTGTTATGGAATTtctaatatacagtaaataagaatGGACtagaaaatctgaaatataatTGCACGCCTGtataataatgaacaaaaaaacagAGCATGAAGGAACATTTACACCTAGTCTCTGGATAATAGTTATTTATAGTACAACGGCTTGTACACAGTCTTTATATAGCCTATATACTTGATGCACTGTTTCCAAGATACAGTATGTCATCTGTATAAACCCAACCGCCACAATTATCATTTAAACGCCATATGACTTAAGTCTTTTAGCTTGAGAAACCTGCATATATTAATGTAGCAAAGCACAATTCTTGTTATTTAGTGGAATCAGCAAGGCAAAACATAGTAAATcaagttcttgttttttttttatattgaagttCTGTCCCAATTAAGAACAAGGGATTATTCTGGCAGGACAAATGTGGGGGTGTTTAAGTAATAATAGTATTTGCCAATAAACCTGGCAATTTATTAATCTGCTCCAAGCCTTATGCCGGTCCCATGATGCCTAGTGCAGACCTTGTGTTGGCATGCTGCCTGCTGTAAAAACCTGTTCATATTTGGCAGATACAGCTGAATGGAAACATTACTGCGTCTTATACGTGGTGTTCAGGGAATTAAGCCtttcatattgttttatttgaaaatgcCAAAGAACTGGCATGAAGCATTCGTTAAAATAGTCATTCGGACAGAGCTGGACAAAAGGTCTCATTCTGTATGCCCATAGCAAGATTTCTTTAAAAGCAGCCAACAAAAGCCTTGAAAGCAAGAACACTCGGGTCAACAGATGTCCTATGAGTTAAATATCaaatgagatttttttaacaagcatcaactctttttattttttaagaactaaattttttgttttatctttgcttcTCTTATGCTTCTATAATTAGCCATGTTCAGTTAGCTAATTAGCTGCAATTTACTTTCTTCTTGTTGCTATGGTGAAAGAACTGAGAGGTAAAAAGAGTTGTGATATTGGACTGATGCCTAGTACTCTGTGTGTGGTGTCAGTAGCAATGAAATCTGTGGTTCTTCCCTCTGGCCAAGTTTCACTAAATGGAAAACTAGAGCCATATACTTGTGTAGACCATTAGCACAGACTTAATATTGGCTGTTAACAATATCTTTGGACGCCTGCTTTGCAGGTTTTCTTCTGGGTTTACTGAGAGCTCCAGTTCCATTCATCTTTTTTGTCTATTTCTTACTGCCTGTAAGGATACTGACCCGACTTAAGCTTTTATTCTCCCTTATCCCTATCTGCTTTCTTAGTGGGTGTGATTATGCCAAGTAGGATGTGaacctggattaacatctatgttgatcctggaacatcactcctgttcgaaaatgtaatccacacCTAATTCCTACCCATAACCTTAACCCTAACCGTAAATTATTCACAATATCAGAGGGGATTAAGAGTTGGATAACAATGATATAGAAGCACATAACCCCAACTGTAAGCCTAAATACATACAACATAGATGTTGATCCTGTAGCATGTCTTGGTGTAATCACATTAACATTTCTCCTCGTGTGCAAGTCTCTCAACTTTATTGTTTACTGGTtccatctaatagatgtctatgtTTCTCTCTCAGTTGCCTGCAGAGTTTCAGGAGCGTGTGAGCTTGCACATGGAGGGTTCTTCCCTCTGCCACTCCCCATATGCCGACACAGTGCCTGCCTCTGTCATTGCTAAGGTCCTGGAGAAACCAGAAGAGGCCTGCAGCAGTCAAGCCTCTCGCTCACCCAGCCCACAACCTCAGGAACGCCAGGGCTTCCTTGTGGGCACCAGCCTTGTGGGTAGCACTGAGCGTCTTGGCCTCCGAGCTACTTACAAGTCAGACCTGTACAGCAGTGACACAGCACTTTATTGTCCTGATGAACGGAGACGAGAGCGCAGACCCAGCATGGACCTCCATGGACAAAGAAAGGTTTACGAGCCCCAGAACTCCACTGATAGCAACCCAGAGGAGGGATCAATGTCCCTACAGCCCGGCTTCTCACAGGACCACTTCCGAAAGTTTACAACCTCTCTGGGAGGAGGCTCCAGCTCTTACTCCAGCTTTAGTGGAGGGGGATCGGAGGACAAGGGTCAGGATCCTCCGAGTAGTGCTGCATCTTCTCCGCGCCACCCTGCCCTTTATATGGACTGGAGGGATGGGGGTGAATACGAGCACAAGAGCGATTCCTCCTGGGAGCGGGAGAGTCCAAGCGCCTTTACAAAGGCACATGCTTTTCAACAGCCTGAGACCAGCCACCATCAGAATGGTAGCTCGCCCATTTACAGCAGAACAATGTCCTCCTGTTACAGTGAGCCTTACGAGCCCCTGCCACCTTCCACCTCTCCAAGCATCACCTACGGTGACAGTCGCCGCGGAAGTGCTTTTGCTCCCGAGGAAGAAGAGCTGATTGGGCGGTGGAGGCAACTCAGCGTGGAGGATCTGAGTGCCCACTCATACCGCAGCCCAGGGCGAGCATCGCCCTACAGTTTCTCTGAGCAGCACTTCTCTGTTCGGCCTGCAAAAATTCGCCTTGGTCCACTCTACAGTAGCTTCCAGGAGGGTACTGATGTATACCATCATGCTGGGGTACTTGACCCCTTCTCCAGCCCAAGCCCTGACTGCAGCCCAGGTTTACGACAACAGCAAAGCCAACCTCATCTGTACCGCTCCAAGGAGGATAGCCAAGAGTCCGAGCATAGCCTCTACAGCCCTAAGGACGGTGGGGTGGCAGCTGGGGGCCAAGCAACTGAATATGTTGATGTAAGTCCAAACAGCTCAAATGAGTCACTGGACCATGGATCTCTGGAAATGGGTGCTGAACTGCAGCATTATCAACCCGAGAGGCACAGCGTGTCCCCTCAGGGAACCACCCCACCACCTCCTCCACAACAACCGTACCAAAAATTTGGCACACTAGGGCTGTCACGTAAGGACAGTCTTACCAAGGCACAGCTCTATGGTACTCTACTAAACTAGGTGTGGGGTTTCTTGGTTACTCTCTTTTGCAGCTCTATGGTACTAAGAGCAGGGTGTCCTGGTTACCCTCTTTTGTTGGTAGGTTTTGAATGTTAAGCTACAGTTTGAGCCAAACACTAGATGGGATTTTCTGCTGAATCTTTTCATTCCATCAGCTCTCTtatcttttttttcccctctcgaTTTCTGTATCTGTTACAGTGTTTTCTAAACATCAAACATGAATCGCTCATGTTTGTACAGTTGATATGAAGCTCTAACACTCAGCACTATTTGTATAGCCTATTTTGAAAGTTTATTAATGGTTCTGTGTGGTTTGTGAGAAAGTATTTTAAGTGCATTAGGTAATTATGGACTTTTGGAAACAAGTCTTCAgtcttcagagagagagagagagagagattaattTTGTTTTACCAAAAGCCTTCGGCTCGAAAGGGTTTCTGAATGGACAGCACATGCTATGTAAAAAGAATTGCTAATTTTGACAAGAAAtctgatcttttattatttaattcatgaaTAGCTGTATTTATTGTTAAGTATGCTATATctattattgtttaataaatgtaacaCTATAGGGAGATTGAACAATCTAtataattgtaaattatttatattgcTATAAATAAGGCAATCAGCACAATCATACAAGCTGCAAACGATTAAAAATGCCTCAAATGATTCACGTCATGACAACGATTTGGGATTTCATGACAATCCATTGATGGATCCTTCCAGAGGTTTGTGAGCAAGACCTTGCGCAAATATTTGGGAATAAAGTCTGCATGAATTCATATTACCCTAAGTCAGCCCTTCAAGATCAAGTCTCAGCCAAAGCGATACTTCTAATCTCTTTCTATTCCACATAGGTTTGATACAGCTCAAATCTATTGCACCATCAAATGAGTACAATATCTTGGAAGCACTGGGCATTTTATTAAACTCCTGATGTGTTTTGTTGGGCGATGGAATTTCTGAGGTGATTGTTCTTTTCAGTGTTTTCTCTCTTTTGTTCCTCAGTGCTGTAAGCCCCCCGCCCCCTCCCTCAGGCCCTCTCTACCTCACGATTCAATCCCTCTCTTCTTTCTTAATCAGCTGGGATCCTGTGTCAGTTGACACAATGATGCATGACTCTTTCTTCTGTTTTGCTTTCTATATCTAATAAAGCACAATAGTTGCACCATGTCCGTCTCTTTAACTCCCTTTTGTTTCGTGCACTGCTCCTGTCGGAGAGCCAGGTTTGCTGCTGAGGTGTATTGAGGAGAATTTATAATTCAGAATTCTGTCTCCAGTATGAAATGTTTCCTTGTACAGTGCGAATGACACTTACAAAGCTTACAAAGGAAGGACCTTGGTCCTCCTCCACACAACAACCAACCTTTTTTGtccaaacattcatttattcaatctttAGATTATATTCGAGCACTGCATTTACACCCAAAACACGTCATGTTAGTGCGTGTGATTAAAGACTGTAGATAGTAAACTCCCTACAGCACCACTGCAAATGAAATGTATCTAATAATGGCTAATGCACAGCAATATATAGCAGAGGCAATGCAATTTACACAGCCAATATACTGGTTCCTTTTTTAAGTCCACTATCTGCAGAGCAACAGCCTACGTGTTTCCTTTTTGATTATGTGCCAACTCGGAATGgcacaaacatatttaaatatatcgtGAATAAGTCACAGGGTGGCAGTTTACTCCACAGCATTATGAAAAGATGAGATTCTGAGAGGCTGAAATGTATCTAGTTCACTTCATAGATGAATAACTCTGTTCAATTAATTGCACAACAACAATCCGCACTTGGTTAATCTACATCGAAATATATGCAGTGGTCCTCTGTGTTCTTGTTAGCACCGAGCCACATGTTTCTTAGGCACGTTGCTCCTGTCATTTGTATTCAAGGGATATGTTGGACTCAATACTTTCCGGCTCTCATTCACAGAGAAGAGTGAGTCACAAGCCCGAGGCCATCTCTGAAAACACTGCAGCAAAGATACGGCGAACAGATGGACATTTTAATTTCCTGTCTCTTATCCAGTAAGTCCCTCAGGTACTTGGCCAAAAACACAACCCAAAAAGAATCGACTGCATTGTTTTTCCGAGGCTTGAAATTGCCACAATTGCGAAGGGATCTTCCCTTCATCTTCTAAGGCCCACCATGCTTTCACTCAGGTCCCATAACCGCTTGGCCGCATGGTCATCGGTGGCCTTAGAAAGCAATTGTTCTTCTTCGCAATTAGCAAAGCATTTTCCAGACACACCTTCAACTTCAGACGAGCATGCCAGGTACAGTGGGGTCTGAGCACCCTCCAGTGGGCTTTTAAAGAACAACCAGGAGACCAGCCAAAAAAGAGGCTTAATCAGCAGGGGGATGTTGACGTGCCGGCCCAATCTGGTTCTTACGATACCCGGAGTGAGGGCGTTTACAGTTACCTCAGTGCCATCCAGCCTGCGGGCCAGCTCGCGAGTGAAAAGCAGGTTGGCGAGCTTGCTCTGGCTGTAGCAGAAAGATTTGTTGTAGTTCTGTTCGCTGTTCAAGTCCTCAAAGTTGATGCTCCCATACTTGTAGAGTTTGGAGGAGACCACGACGATGCGGCTGGGAGACGACTGCTTCAGGAGGTCCAGCAGGAGGTTGGTCAGAAGAAAGTGACCCAGGTGGTTCACTCCCAGCTGCATTTCGAAGCCCTCTTCTGTCTTACTGTAGGGACACTGGTAGAGGCCGGCGTTGTTGATAAGAACATCAATCCTTGGCTCCTCCTAATTTAATAACACAATGAGTTTAGAAATTCTGGCCACAATTTTTATACAATGTAGATCATTTTAAcatggtcatgtcattggcccatgaacatttcctgctttcaaaactgtaacaagagtgagttcaatcataacttaatgttaaaacagctatcatggcagtatttattaatatgtggctctttttggattctcggaagctatagaaattaaaaatgtaaaacaggaaatacactgGGACccctgtttttgtttacatccctcaaaatggtctatatactgCATAAATGCAGCACAGAAAACATTGGTTGTATATTTAAATAGGTTAAAAttgacttaaaatgtaaaaatactgacATAGAGAAAAAATGAATTGATAAATCTAGTTAAAAAGCAGAACGCCATGCCCCAACAACATGTGATGCAACAAGAGTCCAGCGACACGCAATTCGTCTGTCTGCACCAGATGCGACATGCAAGAAAAAATTAAgtaccaggggcctcatgtatcaacgctgcgtacgcacaaaaactttgcgtacgccagatttcacgctcacttttggatttactaacgatgaaatgaacgtgagaatgtgcgttggtccacgccaaccttatgtctggcgtacgtgcatttcttgtgtgtgtttgttttatttctattggcgactcctagaggcaattatgtaaaattgcacactacaaagtaccttttgagccgtgcaatgccagctgtatgggacgggatcatccgcatgtctagcaggtaaataaggtttccataccatgcagttgaccagctaAACGTTAAAAGCGCAATTTGCATCAagcgccggttttcccaatgtaatctgagcgatcgactgcacgcacattgctataaaggtgccatctgaagacgaatttgcatacgtgaatcggaaacgtttccattcaataaatgtgcaaataatatgtgctgctcaaatgcgcttaacataatacacacacttattaatgattcctacttgttttcctcgtgatgaagagtaggcaaaatctgatacgTAGAGGGGcaaagaagaatgagttcatcagacgctgaaTTCGAACCGAGTTCATGATCGAAAGTGTCAAAACATGTcgccatgcgctttacgagctacacCACTCACGCGGATATAGACACTACAAAATgttacacctttacatcggaccatttcttttttaattcactgagtgcgatgttcagacccaactgcgttaaccgcatcagctaaactctcccactctatttttttcttttgttattaattccggaaagacaaacttgcaaataacagttttcctccggtctacctccgataggagcacctccaattcacatgaATACGCGTGGGATtcagcgtacgcagtgtttcatacatctgatttttttgctgcgtacgcacatttacagcttggtgcgtacgcaatgttttagtatgaattcaacgcaagtctttgtacatgaggccccagagcTGTTCAGAAGTGAGGAATAGTGCACTTCATTCCCAAAGAAATGGTATAGTatataatctaattaattaataataaactacTTTATTGGTTCTAATATACATCTTCAAAATACTGTATCATCTGCTAGTAGGGTTGTGCAATATAGACAAAATAATCATATTGCGATTTTATGAACAAATATTACGATTTTATTTGCAATTTTGGCATTTTTCAGTGCGCAAGAAGTGcataataaaacatttcacaatgaaataaaatagtattaagtttaataaacaaaactgtagtaaaattgtctttaaaacagacaacataaaataaatgtggtGATAGACACTTGCTGCTCTTCACAGAGTCCCCATGATTCTAAAGCTTCTTTTAAACCTTTAGATCAGGGCTATTCAACTGGCGGCCCGCGGGCCACATGCGGCCCAGAATCAACCTCCGAGCGGCCCAGCCCGTGGTTCCGCCCATagacaataaattaatatatattattaattaattgttatttaatatattatattaatataaatataaagtatttattatgtctATGGTCCTGTCAAAAACGCAAATTCCTACGTAAATTACGTAGCCTGCAACACGCAAACAATGCAGAGCGTGCCCGATTGGAAGCGGTGTgcctgagcacggttcacttgggctcaggcgCGGTACACTTGTAGGGTGCAAAGCatacctgagcccgaaactgaagacgagacgtgacttttaagggcctgtttcatataaatttattaatcattcttactgtttaatgaacgcaaactgtcgtagattattaaagatgcaaacccctcactgcaccacagctgcacctttagcaaaccttctAATTCCGGCAGTATGaggattttatgattgtttatgagcgtcagaagtggctgatctgttcggcgaaatatttgactgcgagtcactgcatcctaaaccactaaaatgatataacgatataaagaaatcttgactgtgctgagccggagcgcttcttaaactgaacagtgtatcatcaatgacgtaagcgtgctcaggcttgAATGCAACaggagtgcgggccgtcgggggagacgggaggggggactaGCGTGCTTCagcccagttcaaggcaactgtacatcaTGTGAGTACACCCTCAGATTCTGTaaattcagctgttttttttatgcACCTTCTGCTCTGTAAATTGaccaaagttaaaagagaaacaacgaataaaccttgtttttcaataaatttgtttgtgttggttttaaaatttgtccaTATGAGCAGCTTTGCCgctaaaatgactggcccagctaaccttcttggtttgacaatctggcccaactaaatttgtaattgaatagccctgctttatatatattttctccaGCGTGATCTTTTGGGAAGAATGCTGTTTGCAAACATCGACTTTTCATTTCAAAATTGTCATTAATATAGTGGACCGTTAAACTCAAGTACGGCTCCATTGTTCTGCTGGACCACATATCTGTGGTCGTGGCGAAGTATTCAGTAAACCTGCTTGAGCTCGTGTTCAACGCTGCTTTACATTTCGGGAATAGCAAATCATGTGAAATGAGTGCGAGATGGCAGCTGGTATCTTTTGTCAAGTGTTTGTATTAGTCTTCGGAAGCCATCTTTACTAACGATGTGCGCAGGCATCATATCTTTGCATATATGATAAGTGATTGCGTCTGTAATTTCTTTGTGCCGTTTTCACCCTTTCTCATAAGGCATGGCGCTTGAACAATGGATACTTGTTCAGTCTATTTGGGCTGGCTTTAATGTGtgctcttgttttgttttgatggaCTTTGTCGAAGGCATTGATCATTGATATGACGCTGTTTTAAGCGAAGGAACAGATTTGTAGCGTTGCTCCATTTTGTTGAAATAATCATTTCACAAGTCTTGCAAATGACCTTGCTCTGTGACACATGCTCTCTCCTGAATCCAAAATACTCACAAACGACTGACGTTGAATTTCTCTTTGGCaccaaatcatgtttattttgacCCGCTTCCATAATTTATGTTCTTTCCTCCTGCTCGCCTATTCGGTTCTTCCACTCAACTTCAGCCGGTTAACATCTTTCTCGAACTCAGCTTAGCTGTAATTGCCCGGTGCGCTGCGTCAGCTCTGATTGGTTAACATATTAAAATCACGCGCACA
Above is a genomic segment from Danio aesculapii chromosome 20, fDanAes4.1, whole genome shotgun sequence containing:
- the si:dkey-174m14.3 gene encoding brain-enriched guanylate kinase-associated protein; its protein translation is MRGGLLRKTMKKIYIGKTALKTSRNGCKHQKKSSLQEQKEDLRKRLSYTTHKLELLEREFDSTRQYLETELRRAQEELDKFTDKLRRIQSSYSALQRINQDLEDKIHRNSQHHDDEKRALSREIIVLNNHLMEAKMTIEKLREDNDLYRKDCNLAAQLLQCNKSHYRAQLSELPAEFQERVSLHMEGSSLCHSPYADTVPASVIAKVLEKPEEACSSQASRSPSPQPQERQGFLVGTSLVGSTERLGLRATYKSDLYSSDTALYCPDERRRERRPSMDLHGQRKVYEPQNSTDSNPEEGSMSLQPGFSQDHFRKFTTSLGGGSSSYSSFSGGGSEDKGQDPPSSAASSPRHPALYMDWRDGGEYEHKSDSSWERESPSAFTKAHAFQQPETSHHQNGSSPIYSRTMSSCYSEPYEPLPPSTSPSITYGDSRRGSAFAPEEEELIGRWRQLSVEDLSAHSYRSPGRASPYSFSEQHFSVRPAKIRLGPLYSSFQEGTDVYHHAGVLDPFSSPSPDCSPGLRQQQSQPHLYRSKEDSQESEHSLYSPKDGGVAAGGQATEYVDVSPNSSNESLDHGSLEMGAELQHYQPERHSVSPQGTTPPPPPQQPYQKFGTLGLSRKDSLTKAQLYGTLLN
- the rdh14b gene encoding retinol dehydrogenase 14b, producing MSAAVVLAAVLGGGVFFIARRIIFRRKALRLMSYPAALMRGKTVIVTGANCGIGKATAAELLKLQARVIMACRDRQRAEDAARDIQNQAGPSQGEIVIKHLDLTSLQSVRRFCEEVIREEPRIDVLINNAGLYQCPYSKTEEGFEMQLGVNHLGHFLLTNLLLDLLKQSSPSRIVVVSSKLYKYGSINFEDLNSEQNYNKSFCYSQSKLANLLFTRELARRLDGTEVTVNALTPGIVRTRLGRHVNIPLLIKPLFWLVSWLFFKSPLEGAQTPLYLACSSEVEGVSGKCFANCEEEQLLSKATDDHAAKRLWDLSESMVGLRR